GCGGATATGTTGTTAGTCTATCCCATATGTAGATGTTCTGAAAGATTCAGATCGTTGTCATCTAGTTTAAATCAATCTAGCTTTAAGAAATAAGGTGAAATTAATCtggatttgttttgttttcaccTAATAAAGGAGCTCCTCATTTCCTTATTAACAACTTTATGTTTTTCACCTTCTGTTTTGCTTCAAATTTTTTACTCCTAATTCTACTTTAACATTCAGGGGTTGGAGAGTATACCTGCAGGATGAACACGGGACGACGTCGGATGCCACAGGCCTTATGATTGACATGTAATTACTGGGTATTTTCTTGAATAGATTAGAAATGGGTCATTGTACTCCTTCTATCTCCATTTATGCATGCTCGTCTCTCGTTCTTCATGGGaatcaattttattatcttCCAGTATATCTGTTCTTTGTTTTCACCATAGTTTCCATATTGTTTGAGCACGTATTGGTTGGTGTCAGTTGCTGGAATGCACATCATAATGAAATTTACATTGTGAAACTCAACGGGGAAGATAATAGACTCATTTTTTAATTAGTTGAAACACAAAAACGGGGGAGGATTCAAACACCATGTTGAACTTTTGGTCAGCCCAATGTTCAAAGGATTTGGAAATCTTCTCAAATATGAGAGTTAAAGAGGCATTGCTTAGTATAGGATTCTTTATGCTACACTTGATTTTGGCGAAACTCTTtaagaaacaaatttttttggtcTTGTCATTTTTATACGCCAGAGACTGTGTAGTCATTTAGCATTCTTACTCCTAGGCACTTTTTTTTGTCCAGTTTTTCTGTTCTTCAGTTTTTGTTGCATTCCTGTTATGATTGCGTTTGTGGAATATTTAGTCTTGCATAGTAGAAATGGTGGCAAATACCTTTAATCACAGGATTATTCTGAAATGTCTTCAGATGAAACTTGCCAGTCAATGACATGAAATTAGTTTAATGGAGTAAACCAAAGATTGCAATAACCTGCTTATAATTCTCTCAGGGGCCTCAGTAAGTTGGCTCGGCAAAGAAAAGGTGACGCCTACGCTGCTAAGGTATGTAACTAAGTCTTGTTTCTGGTGCCAGGAAATGCAGAGATGGTGTTCTAGACTTCTATTGCATTTATCTCTTTGTTATTCTCATCACCAAGCTTTCTCTTGGTTGCAGATTGTATTAGAGAGATATTTTTCAACATCCGGTATGGAAACTGAACTGGTACTCCCCAACCCCAAGCATGTGGATCTACTTGAGAAACTTCGGAAGGGTCCTCCCAAGGACATAGATTTTGTTCTAGAATAATTACATTGTTGATAGTTgtcgttctttttttttcttttttctggatTGTTGATGAACTTATGGTAAATCATCCTGGTTTATATGTATGCCCCGCGAttattgaaattttcatttgaaagggaagagagaagataaaaaggtGATTAAAAGTACAAGAAGCTGGAGACAATTATTGATTACTGTCTAATGGAAattgcaacttgcaagttcTATCCAATGAACATTGTATTacaaaactcaaaagaaaaCTCTAAAGATTCCTTAGCCATATTTGATTGCTTAATGTATCAGTATTTCAGTACTAATTGACTGCTATGTTGTGTGTCATCGTGGGATGATCAGCAAATCCCTCAGAGAATTGGTATGGGAGAGTTGAGTTGTAATGACAGAATGAGATCAGAGTCTGGTAAATTCAGAGGAGGCAGAGAGAAGTGACTGTAAGTAGAGCTGCCTCTTCTGATCTCTTGCATTGTCATTAGAGCTGCAACTGTGTTCCTAAAAATCCCATCTCCACCAACTGttattgcttcttttctttctttactcCCCTCTTCTTGCTCAGCTGGAAAAACTGCATCAATGGTGTTCTCACATTCCTTGACAAGTCTTGACACAAGATCAGTAATGAAAAATGGCTGCTGCACAACTTTCTGAATGAACGGCAACCGCAATAGACCGCCCGTTCGCTTGTCGTACTTCTTCAAAATCTTAGCCAGTCCTGTAAAAGTAGTCAAGATTTCAGCTTCAACTATTGAGTTGGATTTCATGACATTTAGATAACTTGGTTTGCAGGTTATGTTTAGGTATCATATGGAGTACCTGTGTAATTGATGTTGCTGTAGTTCTCTAAGAGAACCATTTCACCATGGAAATTGACAAtgtcttttctaattttttccatttcttctttaTGATCTGCTTCTGAAGGCTGGTTTCCATTTGGCCCCCAAGTATCAATCACACTCTGGATCCTATGTTGCAATTCCTGCATCCATTGATACTTATATTAATgtgttattattgttgttgttagtTAGTTAGTTTGCTAAGAATTAGTCAAAATTATTAAcaaatttcaaataattaaCAATCACACATGAATTGATACCAACCACCCATAAATTGTCATAATACTGATGATTCTGGTACACTACGTTTGTGTGTGACGTACCAAGACAACTGAATATTTTATCCACGTAATCTATCTCGACACGAATCAGGAGAATTAACATATTTGTGAATAATTTCGATAACATCAAGACATTACGACGTTTTATAAATATTCTCAGATACTCAATTTGTCCTGGTCGTTATGCGGAGACAAGATTCCAAGTCTATTCTCCCGCTCAATTTTACCACTTTGaattaactaaaaaaaatttccaaaaaaatttcttctaattaaaaaagaaaagttctATCAAAAACATTACTAACTAGGACGTTTTATAAATATTCTCATATACTCAATTTGTCCTAATCGTTATGCGGAGCGGCGACAAGATTCCAAGTCTATTTTCCCGCTCAATTTTAACAGTTTGAATTAACTAAAataaatttccaaaaaaatttcttctaattaaaaaagaaaagttctATCAAAAACATTACTAACAACTCCATATGATTCTGAAGTtttattgaatttcaaaaaGTAGCCAAAGAGAATTCCAAATCCTAAAACTCTTTCCTAGCTAGGATTGGTTAATTCCAAGTCCCCACCACCCAATCCACATAACCAAACAGAAGATACATACGGGACCCacttaaaattcaaatttacaaagaaaaagaaaagaagagcaaggttgatggattaattagtaattagtaattagtaattacctTATGCCGGATAATGAAATCCTCTTCTTGTTCCATGAAAAACGCATTGAACTTGTCGATCTCATTATCCAACGAGTAGACGAACTCCGCCTCTGATTTCCCGTACTCGAGCGATCCACTCAACAATGGCGGAGCCGAAGAGATCAATTTCACGAGCTTCTTGAGGTCCTTGTAGGACAAGAACTTGTCTCGCCATTCCGGCAAGGTCTCCTGAATTTGCTGCTTCAATCTCTTACCGAATTTCATTGGCAATCGATCGATCTCTGTCTGTTTTTTGGGGAGCAGAAGTAGAGGAAGAGCGATGAAGAGAGAGGGTATTTAATAGCAAGAGGCCACTGGTTGAGAATATTAGAGAGCATATGCTTGGCGTGATAAAGAAACGTTGAAGTAAGCAATCGAATTTACCAGCATATTCGCTTTAATGAAGACCAAACACAAAGCAGTGAAAAAATGACTTACAGTGCTAGAGAAGTATTGTGGGAGACTCTAATGTTACacaaggtatgtcggattttgAGTGCACCAAGAGAtgacgtgtgtgtgtgtagagGGTTGATGAAATGGGTCCCGcttgaaaatattaaataaaatacggAGAGAATTATTCTGGTATTATACTGTAACCATCTGTACTGGATGTTTGGATCGAAGTTTATTAAATTTGGCATTTTTAAACatgatttttaaataattaattacattacAATGCAACCAAGTATTTAGCTTTTGTCGTTGTTATGTTTGTTTAAGATTTTTGGTTAATGGTGGAGGCAATCACGAGGACAAATGTGATTAAGGGTAGGTACatgagtttctttttctttttgtctggaTGAAATTCACCGTCGAATATTCGCATCACATTTTGTTGTTTTATGatgtttttaatttgttatttcATATGTTAGTATTGTTTGATTAGccttttatgtatatataaaagaagGATATTGCATGTTTAATTTATGGTTTTCCCTAATATTTTGGGCTAAAATAATCGAATattcacatcacatcacatcacatcacattgTTGTTTATGGACAATATTTAGGGTTATAAATAGATCGAGCATTCGTCAAGCTCGACTCGTTAAGAGCTCATTCGAACTCATTTGATAAGTTTAATGAAAACAAACACTCTAAACTCGTTTTTGTAAATGAGCTTATTAAGATCTCATTTTATGGTATATATGTAAGTAGTTTGTTATGTTGTCTattaaaaatcatgaaaaagaCTCCTATATGGTTTGTGAACAAATTCGCAAATGTTGGTTATCTTAACCAACATAGCTCAAACAAGATTTTATTGAAACTCGTTAAGAGCTCGGCTAATGTTCGAACTCATTAAAATCTAAACGAACATAGCTCAAACACCCCTAAGGGCTtgcttggattgatattttaCAGAGTTAAGTGATGGATGATCAATTTCACCTTGCTTAGATTGGAGAAAAGGGAGTTAAGTGGGGTGAAGGAGAGGGGAAGTTCTTTCTCGCTTAACTCTTCAACTCAACATTTCTTAACCATCAATTTGGGGGTTTGTGAGGTGAGAAaaaagtttatttttatttcctaAATCATCCATGAAACTCTCTTACTCATTTCAACTCtaataagggtatttttgtaattcACATCTCTTGACGCTCCTTAACTGATCTACCTTATATCAAGTAAAGGTAATCCCCACCCTTGACTTTGCTTTAACTCTTCATTTTTTAatccaaacaaagcctaaaAGCTCGTTTACATTCCTAACAATACTATTAAAAGGGAGAAAAACAACATTAGCAtttgtaaattaaattcttGTGTAAATTATTGTGGAATTTTCATGaaaatgaactttaatttccaATTGTGGTTCCTATCCATTACTTCCAATATAATCTCAAATAAACGATCCTCTTGGGCTTTTTACTAATGAATCATTGCAGTGCGAATGTGAATCCCTCGAAATATCTCAATTAGAATATatgtatttattaaaaaaaattagtagtGTGATTAAAAACTCTCAAACtcatatcaaaataaaaatatataaataaaacgaTAAGAATTACAAAATAAAAGGAGACCAACGTACCAAGTTCGTACAGTGTGATTTTCctgttagtattgaaaatcaatccaaccgtTCTACCAAACGGACTCGTAGTCATGATTGTCATCTACTAAAAACCTAAACCTTCTAGAGTTAgctatatttttgaattttatccAATTATGTAAGTCAAGTAATCTCAATTGAGTCATTGGCTACCTAACACACAAGATGGACCTAACGTGGGAATCCACATACTCAAAATTAAGaagttaaattaataaaatattatgcgTATATTAAGTTATTACAACTACATTAAGTTATACATGTAAGTCATGGACCTAGCTTTTTGTTATTTCATATTTAGTATTGTTTGATAAGATGAAAAATTTTATGTACGTACAACTTGATAGAACGACATTGCATGTTTAATATATATGGTTTTTACAAATATTTTTGGCTAAAATAGTCAAATATTCCcaccataatttttttgtttatgaattATGTTGCTTTTTGATAATCAGGTATTTGATAATGGGAAATCTAAGCCAGATAGTCGAATATTCCCATCATAATCAGGTATTTGATCATGAGAAGTCTAAGCCAGATAGGCCCCAAGGCTCACACCCGTTCGGCATTAGGCCCACAAGGGTCCAAGTCATATGGTCCTTAATAACTAGATTGCAGCAAGGCCCACAGAGGCCCATTTGCATCTTGAAAGGCTCTGAGCCCATAAATTCATGAACCTCCCTACAAGTCTTGGGCCCAATCATGGGCCAGGGCCCATTCGTACGATCGTCACGTGATCCAGAGCACTATAAATAGTGGAGAACCCCTCTTCATTTACTCTGTCAACTACTTGGtatctctctccccctctctgtAAAATAGtcattcacttctctcactacaaATTACCTTCCCGTCGTTGACTTGACCGTCGAAACTTCCTCGACGGTGTCTAAGCTTCACGGTCGACTTTCTTGTGATCTTGCAGGACTATTGAATGTCTCCTTCGACATTACACATTGATTCGGGTCTACAAATGGTATTCATATCTCTAACAGGGTAGACACGTAcgagtttcttttttcttttttgtctgtATGAAATTCATGGTTCGAATATTCGCAAACGTAGCATGTCCGTAAAGGACGGTTTGTGTGGCTGCCGTGGGTTGTGACAAGAAATGAGAGTCAATTTTGGATTGTAGGGTTTTCAATAATTTGTAGAGATAAAGAAAAGGGTAATTAAAGTCAATTGAGTCTAATTCCCTATCATTTTCCATACCACAGATAAAGAAGGGGGTAATGAGAGTGATGACTTAGGGTTTGATGATTTAGGGTTTTCCATTGGATTTGAAAAGTGATTGATGATCAATCCATCTGTTCGCACTTCCTCCTCCTGGTCCTGCTACATCTCTGCCTAGTGCCTAGGAcgacattttttttcttgactCAGCTCGGAATGAAAGGATTTTCCTCCTAATTGCTTCTTGCTAGCGCAGGAAATATAACTCATTTTATGCCttaaacaaataaaagtaaaagCAAGGCCCAAAGAGCTCGCTTGCTTCTGTAAACAAATCAGAGGACAAATAAATTGAAAGACAACAATAGTAAGGCCCAGAGAGCACACAACCATTCATTGCCATGTTCGATCTGAGTACAATCGAATTGCTAAGTTACAGCTACTCCTAAATTAAGTTACAAACTACTCCTAGTGCGAAGAAAAGGTAAAAGGGACAACAGTGTGTTGTGGTCGCGGACCTTTTGCACAGTGTTATCTTCTGACTTTTATACATATGAGAGGAGTTAACGGTAGTTACCATCCATCGTGTCCCAAAGTTCGCGATCAAAGTCAAGAGGAGTCACAGCATAGAAAGGTGGGCATCTTACTTAGCAGGCATTATGGACTGACTGAGAGCAGGGATGGATATTCTTTGAAAGCTAGGGCTTGGCATGCGCTAAAGGGTTACCTCTTCGCTGTCCtaagggaaaagaaaaggcatgGATGCCCAAGTGGATAGCCTAAATGAGTGGAACACTTTTCCAAAGAACGAAGAAAGATTTCCTTTATCCAATAAAATAATACCCAAAACTGCATTCGAGCTTTCTTCCTAAGTAACGGGACGGGACTGAATCGCACCTTTCTCGGGTAGCCCTTCCAAGGAAAGTAGGAGTTCAGTAGGTCTTCCAAGCGAAGGGATCCACTTGGTTGTTCTCTGAGCTAGTAGGTGTGCGGTACTAAATTGGTATAGATAGATTCTTACATATTGTTTGACCAATAAATTGAatcttttaagtttttttagaattcctttttttttttaaatataattgtttgttggaattttatttgagaaaagaaaaatattggtATGTTAGGTAGATTTGACATGTCACATgtgtcgatttttttttttgaaacagaaaGGCTAGAGAGATTGGCCTGAATGAAGATGCTAGTGTGATTGGGGAAATTCGGAGCtccattgaggctattggttctCTCATAATTCAGTATAGGCCGGCGAAGTTGCAATATGGTTGCTCATCACATTGTTAATTTTGCATTAAGTTATTCTAATTCTTGTGTTTGGAGTGCAACACATGAGCCTTTGTGGTTTCAGAAAGTTGTAATAACAGATTTACTGTCTAATAATTAGTAATAAAATACAatctttcctttcaaaaaaatgattaaaataaaaatattttatatgtgtcaataaattaaaagtatCAAATAAAAACATTTCATGCATTAATAGGAGGAGGAGACCAAAGTATGGCCCTTGTTTTTGAGTCCAACACATTACCAAACAGGCGGGAAAAAAATGTGGGTCTTATCGTTCTGTTTTCATGTCGGAGTTCTAGGAGCGGTTGTAGTGTTTGGCATGGGTTCGGTCACGCGAAAAAAGTTGTCGCACACGCCAAGAAGCTACACTTAATAGTGGGTCTTTTTGAGCGCAGGTATCACACCTTTACTTAATAgttactttttttattaaaagaatATGGACCCATGTTTtaacaaattttcaattaattttgtttaagatTATTCAGTTaaccttttaacatttttaatgttttttaattaattttaacgttttaaaattattttaaatagttttacataaaaaatttatttctaaaatatttataattgttaaaatatttataatttatacttaatttaattttaataataaattatatttattgaattaagttataaaaatcataaaatttaattttataaaatttatgatAATACATTTATTCAACAACTTATCTGCTAGCACCTAGCATCAGGTTTTATTTCGTCAAGCACCTCATAACATATTACATAGCCTTAAAAATTTAAGATAATacatttatttaataatttatccaCTAATGTCAGTTTTTAGTTCGCTAAACATCATAGCTTTAAgctcaattcttttttttttctcccataaCTTTTttactaacattgaaaatcaatccaaccgcTCTATCAAACATACCCCTTATCGATAAAGGGACGTTGAAATAAATAAGCAACCGAATTCACGTAGCAGCATATTCGGTTTAATTAAGAGCAAAGCAGTGGAAAAATGACTTGTCGGGAAGCTATATGACAAATCCACTTGGTCTAATTTCGTTTCTTACGTATATACTGACATCATATCATATGATGTCATCAATTTTTGATTATGAGGAAACTACTTAGAATCTCCATACAATCTCCAATCTCCATGGGATTattttgaaatgttttttttttccccttcgaTTTATGCTCTTATTAAATAACACATACAGAGAGTATTATTCTGGCGTTGAATGAACCATTTGTATTGGATATTTGGATATGGTGATCTGGGTTTATTTAATTTGGCATTTATAAACatgatttttaaataaataagttCTCTTGAACCTTTTGAATATGGTGATCTGGGTTTATGTAACCtttttaatagtttttttttttttaaacctaagcttcaattgaataaaccaaaataaaaaaaattaatgctgtaattaattttgttaattGATACTTCTATATATGGTAAAATTTTATTCCActtttttggattttggtttCTGCATTGGTAAGTAACGGGATGGGGGAGCTGAAATTGTCTTTCCTGAAATTATATGAAAGTTTTAAATCTTGACCATCCGTTGTATCTAATGGATGAGATTTAATCATGacttattaaattaaaaatcaagttagggtttttcttttctgattTTCTCCTTAgtcctttctctctcatctccccTGGACAATGACTCCGAGGTCTGCGACGAAGATCTCCGATCTGTTGTCGTCGGGAAAAGGAGCTCAAATGGGACTCCCGAATAAGAAAAAATAGGGACTAATAGGATAATGTAAATAATAGGTCCTTTGAGTCAAACCCAGCCTTTGAGTTTGTAGCTAGGCAGCTAAGCCCCTAGTCCCTAGTAGTTCAGTTCAGGTCAGGGCATGAAGCTACAGGTTCTATTTGCGGTCGTGAGACAGAGGTGATAGTGTTTTCACTTCCGGTGATTGTGTATTTGGACTCCTCACCTAAACACAAAAGCGCAACACGGTACAATAAATCCTGAACACTTGGTTATTTAATTCATGAACCAGCACTAGTAGAGCTTTTGATGTTCGGcataaatctttatttttcttattattaatTACACTCCATGCGTGCACCTCATG
This sequence is a window from Tripterygium wilfordii isolate XIE 37 chromosome 8, ASM1340144v1, whole genome shotgun sequence. Protein-coding genes within it:
- the LOC120003340 gene encoding putative pre-16S rRNA nuclease isoform X3, yielding MSRTGLALSKGFSVRPLTVLELRGQKLELRILEIAGNKEADEFIVGLPISRDGQETPQSNKVRSVAGRLAIRAAERGWRVYLQDEHGTTSDATGLMIDMGLSKLARQRKGDAYAAKIVLERYFSTSGMETELVLPNPKHVDLLEKLRKGPPKDIDFVLE
- the LOC120003338 gene encoding SPX domain-containing protein 3-like; the encoded protein is MKFGKRLKQQIQETLPEWRDKFLSYKDLKKLVKLISSAPPLLSGSLEYGKSEAEFVYSLDNEIDKFNAFFMEQEEDFIIRHKELQHRIQSVIDTWGPNGNQPSEADHKEEMEKIRKDIVNFHGEMVLLENYSNINYTGLAKILKKYDKRTGGLLRLPFIQKVVQQPFFITDLVSRLVKECENTIDAVFPAEQEEGSKERKEAITVGGDGIFRNTVAALMTMQEIRRGSSTYSHFSLPPLNLPDSDLILSLQLNSPIPIL